One window of the Actinomycetota bacterium genome contains the following:
- a CDS encoding amidase has protein sequence MRRLTLILAALTVLAATPASNGVATEPGTDPVDCLRHLAGLDLQHVTVVDLQEALEQGDITSRELVERYLERIAAFDGAGPQLNGIRELHPDVLGQADQLDAERRAGHVRGPMHGIPVLLKDNIGTGDMPTTAGSIALEGNIPDNDAFLVERLREEGAIILGKAELAEFANWVDLRMPNGYSSLGGQVLNSYDLARNPSGSSSGPATAGAMAYATVTIGSETSGSILSPAEVQGLAAVKPTVGLVSRSGVIPLAPSWDTTGPMTRNITDAAALLSATAGVDPTDPRSLESRPHLPPALDYLPFLRTDVLEGVRLGVTDRTPTSSVLREAYDELETQGATLVEIDNFGTLGQVGLAELGFVANEFKAYLDRYLQTEANPPTGVQSLYDVVLYSQEHSDRYPYGNSLLVASAAQPGTVESTIPGSITVTETSRAIIDDTLAQHDLNAIVSSGTGTVRIGAAAGYPTVAVPAGATGNGHRPINLAFLSTAWTEPQLLSFAYDYEQATLQRVPPTEVNAGALVTEACPDGGGGAHVPVQERDTAPTDLRPALVTSGVESGLRNSTPDRTG, from the coding sequence ATGCGCAGACTGACCCTGATCCTGGCCGCCCTCACCGTCCTCGCCGCCACGCCCGCCTCGAACGGGGTGGCCACCGAGCCCGGCACCGACCCGGTCGACTGCCTGCGCCACCTCGCGGGCCTGGACCTGCAGCACGTCACGGTCGTGGACCTGCAGGAGGCGCTGGAGCAGGGAGACATCACCAGCCGTGAGCTGGTCGAGCGCTACCTGGAGCGGATCGCGGCGTTCGACGGCGCCGGTCCGCAGCTCAACGGCATCCGCGAGCTGCACCCCGACGTGCTGGGACAGGCCGACCAGCTCGACGCTGAGCGCCGCGCGGGTCACGTCCGCGGCCCTATGCACGGCATCCCGGTGCTGCTGAAGGACAACATCGGCACCGGCGACATGCCGACGACCGCGGGCTCGATCGCGCTCGAGGGCAACATCCCCGACAACGACGCCTTCCTGGTCGAGCGACTCCGCGAGGAGGGCGCCATCATCCTCGGCAAGGCCGAGCTGGCCGAGTTCGCCAACTGGGTCGATCTGCGCATGCCCAACGGCTACAGCTCGCTGGGCGGGCAGGTGCTGAACTCCTACGACCTCGCCCGCAACCCCAGCGGCTCCTCGTCCGGCCCTGCCACTGCCGGGGCGATGGCGTACGCGACCGTGACGATCGGCTCGGAGACATCCGGCAGCATCCTGTCGCCAGCGGAGGTGCAGGGGCTGGCCGCGGTCAAGCCGACCGTCGGCCTGGTGTCGCGCTCGGGCGTGATCCCGCTGGCACCGAGTTGGGACACCACCGGCCCGATGACGCGCAACATCACCGACGCCGCCGCGCTCTTGAGCGCGACCGCCGGCGTCGACCCCACCGATCCACGCAGCCTCGAGAGCCGACCGCACCTGCCCCCGGCGCTGGACTACCTGCCGTTCCTGCGCACCGACGTGCTGGAGGGCGTCCGGCTGGGCGTGACCGACCGCACCCCGACGAGCTCCGTCCTGCGCGAGGCGTACGACGAGCTGGAGACTCAGGGCGCGACCCTCGTCGAGATCGACAACTTCGGCACCCTGGGGCAGGTGGGACTCGCCGAGCTCGGCTTCGTCGCCAACGAGTTCAAGGCCTACCTCGACCGCTACCTGCAGACCGAGGCCAACCCACCGACCGGGGTGCAGTCCCTCTACGACGTCGTGCTCTACAGCCAGGAGCACTCCGACCGCTACCCGTACGGGAACTCGCTGCTGGTCGCGTCGGCAGCGCAGCCGGGGACGGTGGAGTCGACCATCCCGGGCAGCATCACCGTCACCGAGACCTCGCGAGCGATCATCGACGACACCCTGGCCCAGCACGACCTCAACGCGATCGTGTCATCCGGGACCGGCACGGTCCGTATCGGCGCTGCGGCGGGCTACCCGACCGTTGCGGTGCCCGCCGGCGCCACCGGCAACGGCCACCGTCCGATCAACCTGGCGTTCCTCAGCACGGCGTGGACCGAGCCGCAGCTGCTGTCGTTCGCCTACGACTACGAGCAGGCGACGCTGCAGCGGGTGCCACCGACGGAGGTCAACGCCGGCGCGCTCGTCACCGAGGCGTGCCCCGACGGCGGCGGCGGCGCTCACGTGCCGGTGCAGGAGCGGGACACCGCCCCGACTGATCTGCGACCGGCGCTGGTCACCAGCGGCGTCGAGTCAGGGCTGCGGAACTCCACCCCCGATCGAACGGGATAA
- a CDS encoding maleylpyruvate isomerase family mycothiol-dependent enzyme yields the protein MLRPRDVAASAERLRADSLELLTSLTDDELSREAVPGWSVADVFRHLAETDRTLVLGRHLLDFLPGVGDDEFERANDAALERLRDRSRDELSDELARWGRRLLTIVRLIPTPLASVRIPTLFGRVEVGWFAALRVYDEWVHQYDVLRAVGRSGPRLDPATRDLLAEFVLRALPARPLRSLERREGAVAFDLDADLPTWRFDLARRQYGPLVESVRTVTVRTDVETIVLIAADRVRWQDAERAGRLALDGDDRSSAEAVLGVVRIV from the coding sequence GTGCTACGTCCCCGTGATGTCGCCGCGAGCGCGGAGCGGCTGCGGGCGGACTCGCTGGAGCTGCTCACCTCGCTCACCGACGATGAGTTGTCGCGGGAGGCGGTCCCCGGATGGTCGGTGGCCGACGTGTTCCGTCACCTCGCCGAGACCGACCGCACGCTCGTCCTGGGACGCCACCTCCTCGACTTCCTCCCCGGCGTCGGCGACGACGAGTTCGAGCGCGCGAACGACGCGGCGCTGGAGCGGCTGCGTGACCGGAGCCGTGACGAGCTGTCGGATGAGCTCGCGCGGTGGGGTCGCCGGCTGCTGACGATCGTGCGTCTCATCCCGACACCACTGGCCTCGGTCCGGATCCCCACCCTGTTCGGCAGGGTCGAGGTCGGCTGGTTCGCTGCGCTACGCGTCTACGACGAGTGGGTCCACCAGTACGACGTGCTCAGGGCAGTGGGGCGTTCCGGACCTCGACTCGATCCCGCGACGCGGGATCTGCTCGCCGAGTTCGTCCTCCGCGCGTTGCCAGCCAGACCGCTGCGATCGCTGGAACGTCGTGAGGGCGCGGTCGCGTTCGACCTCGACGCCGACCTGCCGACCTGGCGCTTCGACCTCGCCCGACGCCAGTACGGCCCGCTGGTGGAGTCGGTGCGGACGGTCACGGTTCGCACCGACGTCGAGACCATCGTGCTCATCGCGGCCGACCGGGTGCGGTGGCAGGACGCGGAGCGTGCCGGTCGCCTCGCCCTCGACGGCGACGATCGATCGTCAGCGGAAGCCGTCCTGGGCGTGGTGCGGATCGTCTGA
- a CDS encoding CinA family nicotinamide mononucleotide deamidase-related protein, protein MSVGSELLLGDLVDTNAAWVSQRLRELGVGVHAHVAVGDELNEMVRTLRDLIARSDLVVVGGGLGPTSDDITREAIAAAADLELESRPDLEDRITELFASRGYRMSPSNLRQARVPAGARVFDPVGTAPGFVVEVPRPDDAATCAVYALPGVPWELQELFVRDVAPDVLARSGGRATVTRVVHVAGLGESTVGEAVADTIADADAAGDVAIAFLATRREIQVRVTASGEGIDDARARTQPYVDRIVGSLGPVVAGIDDEDLEQAVVRLLEDRGESVATAESATAGGIAARLARVPGTSGVLKGGVAVYATDSKSRVLGVDPKLIEAHGPVSAEVTSDLAVRVRELFAADWGIGVTGVAGPSTQGGQDVGTAFWAVARPDGEVEVHGRNIPGDRLTVQERLGSAALELLRRRLLP, encoded by the coding sequence ATGTCGGTGGGATCGGAGCTGCTGCTCGGCGACCTCGTCGACACCAACGCTGCCTGGGTCAGCCAGCGTCTGCGCGAGCTCGGCGTGGGCGTCCACGCGCACGTCGCGGTCGGTGACGAGCTCAACGAGATGGTGCGCACCCTGCGCGACCTGATCGCGCGGAGCGACCTCGTCGTCGTCGGAGGTGGGCTTGGGCCGACGTCAGACGACATCACGCGTGAGGCGATCGCGGCCGCGGCCGACCTCGAGCTCGAGTCGCGCCCCGACCTCGAGGACCGCATCACCGAGCTGTTCGCCTCGCGCGGCTACCGCATGTCACCCTCGAACCTGCGCCAGGCACGGGTCCCTGCCGGGGCGCGGGTCTTCGATCCCGTGGGGACGGCCCCGGGGTTCGTCGTGGAGGTGCCGCGTCCCGACGACGCCGCCACGTGTGCGGTGTACGCCCTTCCCGGGGTGCCCTGGGAACTGCAGGAGCTGTTCGTCCGCGACGTCGCACCCGACGTGCTCGCGCGCAGCGGGGGCCGCGCGACCGTCACGCGCGTGGTGCACGTGGCGGGCCTGGGGGAGTCCACGGTCGGGGAGGCCGTGGCCGACACCATCGCCGACGCTGACGCCGCGGGTGACGTCGCCATCGCCTTCCTCGCGACCCGCCGCGAGATCCAGGTGCGGGTGACCGCGTCGGGCGAGGGGATCGACGACGCGCGGGCTCGCACCCAGCCGTACGTCGACCGGATCGTCGGGTCGCTCGGCCCGGTCGTCGCGGGCATCGACGACGAGGACCTCGAGCAGGCGGTCGTGCGCCTGCTGGAGGACCGCGGCGAGTCCGTGGCGACCGCCGAGTCGGCCACGGCGGGCGGCATCGCGGCGCGACTGGCCCGGGTCCCGGGGACCTCGGGCGTGCTCAAGGGCGGCGTGGCGGTCTACGCGACCGACAGCAAGAGCCGCGTCCTCGGCGTGGACCCCAAGCTGATCGAGGCGCACGGGCCGGTCAGTGCCGAGGTCACCAGCGACCTGGCGGTGCGGGTGCGAGAGCTGTTCGCCGCCGACTGGGGCATCGGGGTCACCGGCGTCGCCGGACCGTCGACGCAGGGCGGCCAGGACGTCGGCACCGCGTTCTGGGCCGTCGCGCGTCCGGATGGCGAGGTCGAGGTCCACGGGCGCAACATCCCCGGCGATCGCCTCACCGTCCAGGAGCGGCTCGGCAGCGCAGCCCTCGAGCTGCTCCGGCGCCGCCTCCTCCCGTGA
- a CDS encoding 3'-5' exonuclease: protein MADDTPKGTRFVFLDTEATGLDLDRHELTEVAWIVRFEDGSEVQRQYFPDHTLDGADDDALELTGYHERIADQPRTPMSQWLPQFLEDADGAVIVGAVPDFDVRQMHKACKKLGREPTWDHHLVDVETLALPLIAGGPEAPRSLAKTCRAFGVGHDKGQAHGALYDAQQVMRVFDRIWEVIADLRARSEPLPPPVPREVAADDADATAPSGDASEPAPAGPDATSGRPIPPAQMS, encoded by the coding sequence GTGGCTGACGACACCCCGAAGGGGACCCGGTTCGTGTTCCTTGACACCGAGGCGACCGGCCTCGACCTCGACCGGCATGAGCTGACCGAGGTGGCGTGGATCGTGCGGTTCGAGGACGGTTCCGAGGTGCAACGCCAGTACTTCCCCGACCACACCCTCGACGGTGCGGACGACGACGCGCTGGAGCTCACCGGTTACCACGAACGCATCGCGGACCAACCGCGCACCCCGATGTCGCAGTGGCTGCCGCAGTTCCTCGAGGATGCCGACGGCGCGGTCATCGTCGGCGCGGTGCCCGACTTCGACGTCCGCCAGATGCACAAGGCGTGCAAGAAGCTCGGGCGGGAACCCACCTGGGACCATCACCTGGTCGACGTCGAGACCCTGGCGCTGCCGCTCATCGCGGGGGGTCCCGAGGCGCCGCGCAGCCTCGCCAAGACGTGCCGGGCCTTCGGGGTGGGCCACGACAAGGGCCAGGCCCACGGTGCGCTCTACGACGCGCAGCAGGTCATGCGCGTGTTCGATCGCATCTGGGAGGTGATCGCGGACCTGCGCGCGCGCAGCGAGCCGCTGCCTCCACCCGTGCCCCGCGAGGTAGCGGCGGACGACGCGGACGCGACGGCCCCATCGGGGGACGCGTCCGAGCCCGCACCAGCCGGGCCAGACGCGACGTCCGGCCGGCCCATCCCTCCAGCCCAGATGTCCTGA
- the thpR gene encoding RNA 2',3'-cyclic phosphodiesterase: MRLFLALDVPQAVRDTLAAGVAALRASRDDLSWTRAENWHLTLAFLGEVALGPDPVVAAIEDEVVAVAPIDLQLDRAGRFGRRILWMGVADDPPGAIAALGERLQEALAEHDLPVDRKPVRPHLTLARVRGRGRGAVTSHLVDEVPPTPGAWTASSVEVVASHLGAGGARYEVVASVPLSASRG; this comes from the coding sequence GTGAGGTTGTTCCTCGCGCTCGATGTCCCGCAGGCGGTGCGGGACACGCTCGCTGCCGGGGTGGCCGCGTTGCGGGCGTCGCGCGACGACCTGTCCTGGACCCGTGCGGAGAACTGGCACCTCACGCTGGCGTTCCTCGGCGAGGTCGCGCTCGGACCCGACCCGGTCGTCGCCGCCATCGAGGACGAGGTCGTCGCCGTCGCCCCGATCGATCTGCAGCTCGACCGTGCTGGCCGCTTCGGGCGTCGCATCCTGTGGATGGGGGTGGCGGACGACCCGCCAGGCGCGATCGCGGCGCTGGGCGAGCGGCTGCAGGAGGCCCTGGCGGAGCACGACCTCCCGGTCGACCGCAAGCCGGTACGGCCCCACCTCACCCTCGCGCGCGTCCGGGGGAGAGGTCGAGGGGCCGTGACGTCCCACCTCGTCGACGAGGTGCCGCCGACCCCGGGTGCCTGGACTGCCTCGTCGGTCGAGGTGGTGGCGTCCCACCTCGGAGCCGGCGGGGCGCGCTACGAGGTCGTGGCGAGCGTGCCGCTGTCGGCGTCGAGGGGTTGA
- the pgsA gene encoding CDP-diacylglycerol--glycerol-3-phosphate 3-phosphatidyltransferase, translated as MRETTEPHWFNFPNLLTFLRALLVPVILWLLAKEDPGARWWAFGIFAFAAATDSIDGWVARRWHGVTRWGQLADPIADKLLIIGSLASLAAVDRLPWWAVWVIVVREVAVTLLRLALVRRYDKVMPASSWGKTKTVTQVAAVIAFLWPGASVSLRDVLLYLAVGITVVSGVDYAFRAGRLARSARSAV; from the coding sequence CTGCGCGAGACGACCGAGCCCCACTGGTTCAACTTCCCCAACCTGCTGACCTTCCTGCGCGCGCTGCTGGTCCCGGTCATCCTGTGGCTGCTCGCCAAGGAAGATCCGGGCGCCCGGTGGTGGGCGTTCGGGATCTTCGCGTTCGCCGCTGCTACCGATTCGATCGATGGGTGGGTCGCGCGGCGCTGGCACGGCGTCACGAGGTGGGGTCAGCTCGCCGATCCGATCGCCGACAAGCTGCTGATCATCGGCTCGCTCGCCAGCCTGGCTGCGGTCGACCGGCTGCCGTGGTGGGCCGTCTGGGTGATCGTCGTCCGGGAGGTCGCCGTGACCCTGCTGCGGCTCGCCCTCGTGCGCCGCTACGACAAGGTCATGCCCGCATCGTCCTGGGGCAAGACCAAGACGGTGACCCAGGTCGCGGCGGTCATCGCGTTCCTGTGGCCGGGGGCATCCGTGTCGCTCCGCGACGTGCTGCTGTACCTCGCCGTGGGCATCACCGTGGTGTCCGGCGTCGACTACGCCTTCCGGGCCGGCCGGCTGGCTCGTAGCGCGAGGAGCGCCGTGTGA
- a CDS encoding DUF4115 domain-containing protein produces the protein MSIGIGEALRSAREEQGRSVEEAARATRVRSDYIHALEEEEFAIFGGDVYAKGFIQSYARFLGVDEQPLLDAYRRYVQHDDYDPRRLATRPVAQPTRAPLPGWVLWAGIGVAVLIIAIAAANVFGGRTPEPAAIPTAPASEVSPPPTVSPSPSPSPSPTFDDIDLVVLVEEPCWIEASVDGTVVEAGRVYEPGETLSLEADEAVEITFGNAGGVRVELNGRDLGPPGSRGAVVTATYDPSGRVGADQDAATGEPQTETTSPA, from the coding sequence TTGAGCATCGGCATCGGCGAGGCGCTGCGCAGCGCCCGTGAGGAGCAGGGCCGCTCGGTCGAGGAGGCGGCCCGGGCGACGCGCGTACGCAGTGACTACATCCACGCGCTCGAGGAGGAAGAGTTCGCCATCTTCGGCGGGGACGTCTACGCGAAGGGGTTCATCCAGAGCTACGCCCGTTTCCTCGGCGTCGACGAACAGCCGCTGCTCGACGCCTACCGCCGCTACGTCCAGCACGACGACTACGACCCGCGCCGCCTCGCGACGCGCCCCGTCGCGCAGCCGACGCGAGCGCCGTTGCCCGGCTGGGTCCTGTGGGCCGGCATCGGTGTCGCGGTGCTCATCATCGCCATCGCCGCGGCCAACGTCTTCGGTGGGCGGACCCCCGAGCCCGCCGCCATCCCCACGGCGCCGGCGAGCGAGGTGTCGCCGCCGCCCACGGTGAGTCCCAGCCCCAGCCCATCGCCCTCGCCGACGTTCGACGACATCGACCTCGTAGTGCTCGTCGAGGAGCCGTGCTGGATCGAGGCCTCCGTCGACGGCACGGTCGTCGAGGCGGGCCGTGTGTACGAGCCGGGGGAGACGCTGTCGCTCGAGGCCGACGAGGCCGTCGAGATCACGTTCGGGAACGCCGGCGGGGTCCGCGTCGAACTCAACGGTCGTGACCTCGGTCCGCCGGGATCCCGCGGCGCGGTGGTCACGGCGACCTACGATCCGTCGGGGCGGGTGGGAGCCGACCAGGACGCTGCCACCGGCGAGCCCCAGACGGAGACGACCTCCCCGGCGTGA
- the rimO gene encoding 30S ribosomal protein S12 methylthiotransferase RimO encodes MTSVTDPSVPTAARVAIVTLGCGRNEVDSDQLAGVLHRDGYTLVDDPSMADAVLVNTCTFIAPAKEESIETILAACDLKGAGVRAVLVVGCMAQRYPDELAEAIPEADAIVGFDAYPRLPSLLGEVLAGRPMERVQATRPAAPEHRTFRPSLPLLVMPTEEPPPETALDVPVTTPQDDLDRVPASGPRFPLRRYGSDEARPPWAYLKIASGCDRVCTFCAIPSFRGRFRSRPPDEIVAEARWLSGQGARELVLVSENTTSWGKDIGGRELQPRLLEQLTAIDGVEQVRLMYLQPAELQRPLVEAMAANPKVASYFDLSLQHVSASVLGRMARSGSPERFAQLIADIRALDPDAVFRSNFILGFPGETDDDVAALERFLWDVGLDWVGLFAYSDEDGTAATSLDRQIPSHEAQRRVAHLAPVVETVMQQRAERFIGRVLDVTVQGSEAGVCVARSFREAPDTDGEIGLVGPDGARVELPAGRRVSVHVAAADGVDLVATVDAQTA; translated from the coding sequence TTGACCTCCGTGACCGATCCGTCCGTCCCGACCGCTGCACGCGTCGCCATCGTGACGCTGGGCTGCGGCCGGAACGAGGTCGACTCCGACCAGCTCGCTGGGGTGCTCCACCGGGATGGCTACACGCTCGTGGACGACCCCTCGATGGCTGACGCCGTGCTCGTCAACACGTGCACCTTCATCGCCCCCGCCAAGGAGGAGTCGATCGAGACCATCCTCGCGGCGTGTGACCTCAAGGGTGCAGGCGTCCGCGCGGTGCTCGTGGTCGGATGCATGGCACAGCGCTACCCCGACGAGCTGGCCGAGGCCATCCCCGAGGCTGACGCCATCGTGGGCTTCGACGCCTACCCACGTCTGCCGAGCCTGTTGGGTGAGGTCCTCGCCGGACGCCCCATGGAACGGGTGCAGGCCACACGCCCCGCCGCCCCCGAGCACCGCACGTTCAGACCGAGCCTGCCGCTGCTGGTGATGCCGACCGAGGAGCCACCACCTGAGACGGCTCTCGACGTCCCGGTCACTACCCCACAGGACGACCTCGACCGGGTCCCCGCCAGCGGACCGAGGTTCCCGTTGCGCCGGTACGGCAGCGACGAGGCGCGGCCGCCGTGGGCCTACCTCAAGATCGCGTCGGGCTGCGACCGTGTGTGCACGTTCTGTGCCATCCCGTCCTTCCGCGGCCGGTTCCGGTCGCGGCCCCCGGACGAGATCGTGGCGGAGGCGCGCTGGCTGTCCGGCCAGGGCGCGCGCGAGCTGGTGCTGGTCAGCGAGAACACCACCTCCTGGGGCAAGGACATCGGAGGACGCGAGCTGCAGCCGCGGCTGCTGGAGCAACTGACCGCCATCGACGGCGTCGAGCAGGTGCGGCTGATGTACCTGCAGCCTGCGGAGCTGCAGCGGCCGCTGGTCGAGGCCATGGCGGCCAACCCGAAGGTCGCGTCTTACTTCGACCTGTCGCTGCAGCACGTGTCGGCCAGCGTGCTGGGCCGGATGGCTCGGAGTGGCTCACCCGAGCGCTTCGCGCAGCTGATCGCGGACATCCGCGCGCTCGATCCCGACGCCGTGTTCCGGTCCAACTTCATCCTGGGGTTCCCCGGCGAGACCGACGACGACGTCGCCGCGCTCGAGCGCTTCCTGTGGGACGTGGGGCTGGACTGGGTCGGCCTGTTCGCCTACAGCGACGAGGACGGCACGGCGGCGACCTCGCTGGACCGCCAGATCCCCTCCCACGAGGCTCAGCGGCGCGTCGCGCACCTCGCGCCGGTCGTGGAGACGGTGATGCAGCAGCGTGCTGAGCGCTTCATCGGCCGCGTCCTGGACGTCACGGTGCAGGGATCGGAGGCGGGCGTGTGCGTGGCGCGCTCCTTCCGGGAGGCCCCCGACACCGACGGCGAGATCGGTCTCGTCGGACCGGACGGGGCTCGCGTCGAGCTCCCCGCAGGACGTCGCGTCAGCGTGCACGTCGCCGCGGCCGATGGCGTCGATCTGGTCGCGACCGTCGACGCCCAGACGGCGTGA
- a CDS encoding transglycosylase domain-containing protein, which yields MAERVRPALRLLSFVFVFPLFVGALAYPGLTSISDIADQVDEQLLAPIELPDEVPEPALRSEVLAADGSRLGLFIGAEHRVRVELEAVPQILIDAVLVTEDRDFQSHNGVDHRAIARAFAANVRGGEIQQGGSTITQQLVKNLFLDARQTVARKVREAITAVELERRLSKEQILERYLNAVYLGNGVYGVGTATRFYFDKSLEELEPQEAALLAGLISSPERTDPIEHPERATERRNVVLDLMARYDVIGREEADRLASAPLALTVTPPPPPREPFFVEYVKQRLLDDDRLGETREDRARRLFSGGLTISTTLQPKVQSAAVQGLLAHIDDPLADPLGGVVSIEPGTGRIAAMAVAPKPFGECEDGEEPCLETNVNPLVPGSGGSGRQAGSSFKPVVLATALEHGRGTDTAFRTRGGQEVGGERCETDGEPWEPENYAPTSRAWMDMPEAIRVSNNVYHARLAADLGPERVVDMAHQLGIRGDLPAVCSLGLGSADIFPIDLASAYTTFANGGERCEPFAVESIADQDGEVLLRNAPDCRPVLQPQNADAITTMLTRVIEGGTGTAADIGRPAAGKTGTTDDWRDAWFVGYVPQLTTAVWVGYEQPEPMIGVLGYRRVAGGTAPAAIWHDVMLAALEDVEPLPLPSVTLERADGPPEELESPSPAPTPTLLPLSPPPPPTDAPEPEPTDTRPEEPSPQPSPSPSPQPSPSPSPEPDPEPIPDDPLPEPTDDPSPSPEPSPTEEPSPSPSPTEEAEATEPSPSPSPTEGASSAMFALIGFAPRRQGS from the coding sequence GTGGCCGAACGAGTCCGTCCCGCCCTGCGTCTGCTGTCGTTCGTGTTCGTCTTCCCGCTCTTCGTCGGCGCGCTCGCGTACCCCGGCCTGACGAGCATCTCCGACATCGCCGATCAGGTCGACGAGCAGCTGCTCGCCCCGATCGAACTGCCCGACGAGGTCCCGGAACCGGCGCTGCGGTCCGAGGTCCTGGCAGCGGACGGCTCGCGACTCGGGCTGTTCATCGGAGCCGAGCACCGCGTCCGGGTCGAGCTCGAGGCGGTTCCCCAGATCCTGATCGACGCCGTGCTCGTCACCGAGGACCGCGACTTCCAGTCCCACAACGGTGTCGATCACCGCGCCATCGCACGGGCGTTCGCGGCCAACGTGCGCGGCGGCGAGATCCAACAGGGTGGTTCGACCATCACCCAACAGCTCGTCAAGAACCTGTTCCTCGATGCCCGCCAGACCGTGGCGCGGAAGGTCCGCGAGGCCATCACCGCCGTCGAGCTGGAACGGCGGCTGTCGAAGGAGCAGATCCTCGAGCGCTACCTCAACGCGGTGTACCTCGGCAACGGCGTGTACGGCGTCGGCACCGCGACACGGTTCTACTTCGACAAGTCCTTGGAGGAGCTCGAACCGCAGGAAGCGGCGCTGCTCGCCGGCCTCATCTCGAGCCCGGAACGGACCGACCCGATCGAGCACCCCGAACGGGCGACCGAGCGCCGCAACGTGGTGCTCGACCTGATGGCGCGCTACGACGTCATCGGTCGTGAGGAAGCCGACCGGCTCGCCAGCGCCCCCCTCGCTCTGACCGTCACACCTCCCCCGCCGCCCCGCGAACCGTTCTTCGTCGAGTACGTCAAGCAGCGGCTCCTCGATGACGACCGGCTCGGGGAGACCCGGGAGGACCGGGCGCGTCGGCTCTTCAGCGGCGGCTTGACCATCAGCACGACCCTGCAACCGAAGGTCCAGAGCGCGGCCGTGCAGGGACTGCTCGCCCACATCGACGATCCGCTCGCCGACCCCCTCGGAGGGGTGGTCTCGATCGAGCCCGGTACCGGCCGCATCGCCGCGATGGCGGTCGCCCCGAAGCCCTTCGGCGAGTGCGAGGACGGTGAGGAACCGTGCCTGGAGACCAACGTCAACCCCCTGGTTCCCGGCTCCGGTGGCTCGGGTCGCCAGGCGGGGTCGTCGTTCAAGCCGGTCGTCCTCGCGACCGCGCTGGAGCACGGCCGCGGGACGGACACCGCGTTCCGCACGCGCGGTGGACAGGAGGTCGGGGGCGAGCGCTGCGAGACCGACGGCGAGCCCTGGGAGCCGGAGAACTACGCCCCGACCTCGCGCGCCTGGATGGACATGCCGGAGGCCATCCGTGTTTCCAACAACGTCTACCACGCACGCCTGGCTGCCGATCTTGGCCCCGAGCGAGTCGTCGACATGGCCCACCAGCTCGGGATCCGGGGCGACCTTCCGGCGGTCTGCTCGCTCGGTCTCGGATCAGCGGACATCTTCCCGATCGACCTCGCCAGCGCGTACACGACGTTCGCCAACGGGGGCGAACGGTGTGAGCCGTTCGCCGTCGAGTCGATCGCGGACCAGGACGGCGAGGTGCTCCTGCGCAACGCGCCCGACTGCCGCCCGGTCCTGCAGCCGCAGAACGCCGATGCGATCACCACGATGCTGACTCGGGTGATCGAGGGGGGAACCGGGACCGCGGCCGACATCGGTCGCCCCGCCGCCGGCAAGACGGGGACCACGGACGACTGGCGTGACGCGTGGTTCGTCGGCTACGTGCCCCAGCTCACGACCGCGGTCTGGGTCGGCTACGAGCAGCCCGAGCCGATGATCGGGGTCCTGGGGTACCGGCGCGTCGCCGGCGGTACCGCGCCCGCAGCCATCTGGCACGACGTGATGCTCGCCGCGCTCGAGGACGTCGAGCCGCTACCGCTGCCGAGCGTGACGCTCGAACGGGCCGATGGCCCTCCCGAGGAGCTCGAATCCCCATCCCCGGCACCCACGCCGACGCTCCTCCCGCTGTCACCACCACCGCCGCCGACGGACGCGCCGGAGCCCGAGCCGACCGACACGCGCCCCGAGGAGCCATCGCCGCAGCCGAGCCCGAGCCCATCGCCCCAGCCGAGCCCATCGCCATCGCCGGAGCCGGATCCCGAACCGATCCCCGACGATCCGCTCCCCGAGCCGACCGACGATCCCTCGCCCTCACCCGAACCCAGCCCCACCGAGGAACCCTCGCCCTCACCGAGCCCCACCGAGGAGGCGGAGGCCACGGAACCCTCGCCCTCGCCGAGTCCCACCGAGGGAGCATCCTCAGCGATGTTCGCGCTCATCGGGTTCGCCCCGCGGCGTCAGGGCAGTTGA